In the Populus trichocarpa isolate Nisqually-1 chromosome 1, P.trichocarpa_v4.1, whole genome shotgun sequence genome, one interval contains:
- the LOC7487051 gene encoding pentatricopeptide repeat-containing protein At5g59600 isoform X2 has translation MGINQRLYMIMQTPFLVSRSNISLDPIAGLLKQCLKFKTLRGGKQVHAWLVTRGTDLRILSLNSKLVGMYASCGDVKSATLVFKRIRNPNVFALNWMVLASAFEGYYKEAIGYFCSMKDSVFIYNKYTFSIVLKAFVGLLDLNKGKEVHSMVKQLGFESDVCVANALVDMYSKCGCIGYARTVFDRMAKRDIVSWTSMISGYCNVGKIEEALVLFERMKLEGLEPNDFTWNALISGYARRGDSDGAFSLLSKMTREGLVPDLVTWNAMIAGFVQGERAGDAFKLFQDMLVLGVKPNLVTVAGLLPACGMVSSIQRGRAIHGLVYRLEFDISNAFIASALIDMYSECGSFKEARTVFEKIHNKNVASWNAMIGCYGKHGMVNTSIQLFERMHGEGIQANDVTLLCVLSACSHSGYVEKGLEIFWSMKERYMVDRKKEHYACVVDMLSRSGRLVDAYELVKEMPIEVTKSIAGAFFNGCMIHGRRDLAEKMIDDVTRGDLKKPGSFAMLSAIYATSGERKEVRNTMKKIVKERKAQKEPACSQVEEKDEFVGVEIEKENNEVSIKAG, from the exons ATGGGGATTAATCAAAGATTATACATGATAATGCAAACCCCATTTTTGGTGTCAAGAAGCAACATTTCATTAGACCCTATTGCTGGTTTGCTAAAACAGTGCTTAAAGTTTAAAACTTTAAGAGGCGGGAAGCAAGTTCATGCTTGGTTAGTTACTAGAGGGACTGATTTGAGAATATTGTCACTGAATTCAAAGCTTGTTGGCATGTATGCAAGCTGTGGAGACGTAAAGTCTGCAACTTTAGTCTTTAAGAGGATCCGAAACCCAAATGTTTTTGCGTTGAATTGGATGGTTTTAGCCTCTGCATTTGAAGGGTATTACAAAGAGGCTATAGGGTACTTTTGTTCAATGAaagattcagtttttatttacaataaGTATACTTTCTCCATTGTTTTGAAAGCTTTTGTTGGTTTATTGGATTTGAATAAAGGAAAGGAGGTTCATTCTATGGTCAAACAATTGGGTTTTGAAAGTGATGTTTGTGTGGCTAATGCTTTGGTGGATATGTATAGTAAATGTGGGTGTATTGGTTATGCACGTACAGTGTTTGATAGAATGGCGAAGAGAGATATTGTTTCTTGGACTTCGATGATTTCTGGTTATTGTAATGTAGGGAAGATTGAGGAAGctcttgttttgtttgagaGAATGAAGTTGGAGGGATTGGAACCGAATGATTTCACGTGGAATGCTTTGATTTCCGGTTATGCTAGGAGAGGAGACAGTGATGGAGCATTTTCACTTTTGTCGAAGATGACTAGAGAAGGGTTGGTTCCTGATTTGGTTACTTGGAATGCAATGATTGCAGGTTTTGTTCAGGGGGAGAGAGCTGGTGATGCTTTTAAGTTGTTTCAGGACATGTTGGTTTTAGGGGTTAAGCCTAACCTTGTGACCGTTGCAGGATTGCTACCAGCATGTGGGATGGTTAGTTCAATACAAAGAGGTAGAGCGATTCATGGACTGGTATATAGATTGGAGTTTGATATTAGTAATGCATTTATTGCTAGTGCTCTTATTGACATGTACTCAGAGTGTGGCAGTTTCAAAGAAGCTAGAACTGTATTTGAGAAGATACATAACAAAAATGTTGCATCATGGAATGCTATGATTGGATGCTACGGCAAGCATGGCATGGTGAACACGTCAATACAGTTGTTTGAGAGAATGCATGGAGAAGGAATTCAGGCAAATGATGTGACTTTGCTTTGTGTTCTTTCTGCTTGTAGCCACAGTGGTTATGTTGAGAAAGGGTTGGAAATTTTTTGGTCCATGAAAGAGAGGTACATGGTTGATCGCAAGAAAGAGCATTATGCTTGTGTTGTTGATATGTTGTCTCGTTCTGGGAGGCTGGTAGATGCCTATGAATTAGTGAAGGAAATGCCAATAGAAGTCACAAAATCAATTGCTGGAGCTTTCTTCAATGGATGTATGATCCATGGAAGAAGAGATTTGGCTGAAAAGATGATAGATGATGTTACAAGAGGGGACTTGAAAAAACCTGGATCATTTGCGATGCTGTCAGCTATTTATGCTACCAGTGGAGAAAGGAAAGAGGTTCGCAATACCATGAAGAAGATCGTGAAAGAAAGGAAAGCGCAGAAGGAGCCTGCCTGTAGTCAGGTTGAGGAGAAGGATGAGTTTGTTGGAGTtgaaatagagaaagaaaataatgaagtgAGCATTAAAGCAG GTTAG
- the LOC7487051 gene encoding pentatricopeptide repeat-containing protein At5g59600 isoform X1 has protein sequence MGINQRLYMIMQTPFLVSRSNISLDPIAGLLKQCLKFKTLRGGKQVHAWLVTRGTDLRILSLNSKLVGMYASCGDVKSATLVFKRIRNPNVFALNWMVLASAFEGYYKEAIGYFCSMKDSVFIYNKYTFSIVLKAFVGLLDLNKGKEVHSMVKQLGFESDVCVANALVDMYSKCGCIGYARTVFDRMAKRDIVSWTSMISGYCNVGKIEEALVLFERMKLEGLEPNDFTWNALISGYARRGDSDGAFSLLSKMTREGLVPDLVTWNAMIAGFVQGERAGDAFKLFQDMLVLGVKPNLVTVAGLLPACGMVSSIQRGRAIHGLVYRLEFDISNAFIASALIDMYSECGSFKEARTVFEKIHNKNVASWNAMIGCYGKHGMVNTSIQLFERMHGEGIQANDVTLLCVLSACSHSGYVEKGLEIFWSMKERYMVDRKKEHYACVVDMLSRSGRLVDAYELVKEMPIEVTKSIAGAFFNGCMIHGRRDLAEKMIDDVTRGDLKKPGSFAMLSAIYATSGERKEVRNTMKKIVKERKAQKEPACSQVEEKDEFVGVEIEKENNEVSIKAVT, from the exons ATGGGGATTAATCAAAGATTATACATGATAATGCAAACCCCATTTTTGGTGTCAAGAAGCAACATTTCATTAGACCCTATTGCTGGTTTGCTAAAACAGTGCTTAAAGTTTAAAACTTTAAGAGGCGGGAAGCAAGTTCATGCTTGGTTAGTTACTAGAGGGACTGATTTGAGAATATTGTCACTGAATTCAAAGCTTGTTGGCATGTATGCAAGCTGTGGAGACGTAAAGTCTGCAACTTTAGTCTTTAAGAGGATCCGAAACCCAAATGTTTTTGCGTTGAATTGGATGGTTTTAGCCTCTGCATTTGAAGGGTATTACAAAGAGGCTATAGGGTACTTTTGTTCAATGAaagattcagtttttatttacaataaGTATACTTTCTCCATTGTTTTGAAAGCTTTTGTTGGTTTATTGGATTTGAATAAAGGAAAGGAGGTTCATTCTATGGTCAAACAATTGGGTTTTGAAAGTGATGTTTGTGTGGCTAATGCTTTGGTGGATATGTATAGTAAATGTGGGTGTATTGGTTATGCACGTACAGTGTTTGATAGAATGGCGAAGAGAGATATTGTTTCTTGGACTTCGATGATTTCTGGTTATTGTAATGTAGGGAAGATTGAGGAAGctcttgttttgtttgagaGAATGAAGTTGGAGGGATTGGAACCGAATGATTTCACGTGGAATGCTTTGATTTCCGGTTATGCTAGGAGAGGAGACAGTGATGGAGCATTTTCACTTTTGTCGAAGATGACTAGAGAAGGGTTGGTTCCTGATTTGGTTACTTGGAATGCAATGATTGCAGGTTTTGTTCAGGGGGAGAGAGCTGGTGATGCTTTTAAGTTGTTTCAGGACATGTTGGTTTTAGGGGTTAAGCCTAACCTTGTGACCGTTGCAGGATTGCTACCAGCATGTGGGATGGTTAGTTCAATACAAAGAGGTAGAGCGATTCATGGACTGGTATATAGATTGGAGTTTGATATTAGTAATGCATTTATTGCTAGTGCTCTTATTGACATGTACTCAGAGTGTGGCAGTTTCAAAGAAGCTAGAACTGTATTTGAGAAGATACATAACAAAAATGTTGCATCATGGAATGCTATGATTGGATGCTACGGCAAGCATGGCATGGTGAACACGTCAATACAGTTGTTTGAGAGAATGCATGGAGAAGGAATTCAGGCAAATGATGTGACTTTGCTTTGTGTTCTTTCTGCTTGTAGCCACAGTGGTTATGTTGAGAAAGGGTTGGAAATTTTTTGGTCCATGAAAGAGAGGTACATGGTTGATCGCAAGAAAGAGCATTATGCTTGTGTTGTTGATATGTTGTCTCGTTCTGGGAGGCTGGTAGATGCCTATGAATTAGTGAAGGAAATGCCAATAGAAGTCACAAAATCAATTGCTGGAGCTTTCTTCAATGGATGTATGATCCATGGAAGAAGAGATTTGGCTGAAAAGATGATAGATGATGTTACAAGAGGGGACTTGAAAAAACCTGGATCATTTGCGATGCTGTCAGCTATTTATGCTACCAGTGGAGAAAGGAAAGAGGTTCGCAATACCATGAAGAAGATCGTGAAAGAAAGGAAAGCGCAGAAGGAGCCTGCCTGTAGTCAGGTTGAGGAGAAGGATGAGTTTGTTGGAGTtgaaatagagaaagaaaataatgaagtgAGCATTAAAGCAG TGACTTGA
- the LOC7487050 gene encoding uncharacterized protein LOC7487050 yields MGRGRGKGKKLTVSNHDDTGSGEEEKIPAQKRRGRPQKPLKDDIDEEEVEKIEDEEVENGKTGITSKETKSPTAAENGKKRKRYSQAKEKPDSVKEENGVGTRSSTDDSTKSNGFRHNRSRRKNKPRRAAEAGVECK; encoded by the coding sequence ATGGGTAGAGGCAGAGGTAAGGGAAAGAAGTTGACTGTAAGCAATCATGATGATACTGGAAGTGGCGAGGAAGAGAAAATTCCAGCGCAGAAGAGAAGGGGACGGCCACAAAAACCACTGAAAGATGACATTGATGAGGAAGaagttgaaaaaattgaagatgaagaggtGGAGAATGGAAAAACTGGTATCACAAGCAAAGAGACAAAAAGTCCAACGGCAGCAGAAAATGGAAAGAAGAGGAAGCGATATTCACAGGCAAAGGAGAAACCTGATTCTGTAAAGGAAGAAAATGGTGTTGGAACCAGATCAAGTACTGATGACTCAACCAAGTCTAATGGTTTTCGGCATAACAGAAGTAGGCGGAAAAACAAGCCTCGTCGTGCTGCTGAAGCAGGTGTGGAATGTAAGTGA